The Aspergillus flavus chromosome 2, complete sequence region TATGTATTCTTCGTGATCAGGGCCTGCCTTTGCCCGCAGGAGCGATCCTGATTTCACCTTGGGTTGATCTCACTCATTCTTTTCCTAGTATAGTGAAGGATAACCCCGGCGACTATATACCTCCCTACGGATTCAGACACAGGCCTTCTGCCGCCTGGCCGCCGCCAAACTCAGATGAAATAGAAGCCATTAAGAAAGGCCTAGGGAAACAGCCTGCTACCGAAAGTAGTGCACAAGAGGCGATCCCGCCCAAAGGCAGTCAGGCTCAGGAGACAGCTGTCAAGGGTTATTCGGTTCACGAGAACCCATCGTCCAAAGAATCTCCGAACGCAGCGAACGATTCCGATAATCCCAAGGTTCTCATTGATGGTAAGACCGTTGAGATCAAGGACCAAATTCATATGTATACGACCAACCAACTGCTATTCCACCCACTCGTTTCTCCTGTTCTACAACCGTCCCTGGGAGGCCTACCTCCCTTGCAGATTCTAAGCGGTGGAGGAGAAATGCTACGAGACGAGCAATTCTACGTTGCTCATAAAGCAGCGAATCCGACTGCTTACCCGCCCAGTGACGCTTTCCTGGACGAGTACGACCCCGAACGTGAGGCGCTGCACAAATACCCCGGGACCCACGTTCAGCTTCAAGTTTGGGATGATCTATGTCATGTTGCGACCACTTTGAGTTTCACTCGCCCAGCGAAATACATGTTTCGATCAATCGCACAGTTTGGAGCATGGGCTCTGGCATGTGcccaagaaacagagatCGAAATTGTGGACGACACTGAAATCTCACCAATATCATCTGATAGCTCGGATGACCCAGACACACCCGCAGATGCACACCAAGCAGAAAATTCGAAACAGTCTGTGGCATCTGTCGGGAAGGCTGGCGATCGGTTACCTCCCTTCAAAGAGCGCATGATTCGTCAAAGGGTCGACAAAAGAGGCCATATATATCACTTGGAACCCCAAGCTTCGTGTCCTGTCCTTCAAATCCCAAGTTCACAAGTCGGAACCATCAATCCGGAACTGGTTAAGAAATGGCTTGCGGCAAAAAAGGAATGGGATGTGAAGTACGCCAAGGACAAGCTTCATGTCCAGCGCCAACGCGTCAAAGAGTTGGCTCAGTGCTTTCAGCAAGATTTCGTGGGCGAGGTGCCCCCTCCCAGTTCACTGGCGGCGAGAAGGTCTGCACCTGGTGTCATGCCATCTCGTGGTGGCCGGAAGAGCTACCCTATGACAATGTGGAGCAATTGGGCCAGCAGGCATGACGAGAGGAGCCTTCAAAGGGAGcacaagaaggagaaagagggtcAGTCCAGGAGAACCAGCGTGGAGGCTGGACGTGCCGGAGCTTGCATGAAAGCAACAGAGGTTGATAAAGGTGCCTCTCCGGATAAAGAACAGGTTAGTCATGCCTACTAGAGGTCATTACTATTGATGCTAAGAAATGATTCAGGATGCATCAGACGAGACAAAGAGTTCAGAAACCAGGACCGAGGAAGATGCCTCTCGCAGGCTTGACGATAGGAGTTCCAACCCTATGATACTCCTGCCCCCATATGACGAGAAGAGGTTCACGGAGGAAAACGCGAGCACGCAAGCACTTTTTCACGCACGAGGAACTATAGCCTCGACTTCAGACCTATCTATGGCCCGGAAGCAGCGACCGGTGTCCCAAGCCGGGTCAGGCACAGTTCGAAGCGGCATCACATCCGATGTTGCAGACGATACCAGTACTCTCGGAGACAGATCGCTCGCCGTTACCAACACCGGCGTTGATGCCGCTAGTACTCGGGCAGTACGAAACTCTGTCGGAGTCGTGGGTCTGATCAACGATGGCGACTCGGCCTATCGTTCTATTGATTTCTACTCTATGCCTCGCGACTCGGGTGATCTCGAGACCACTTCTCTTGGTGGGCGGACGACGGAAGGAGATATCTCTCGCACCGTTTCTCGCCCGGGAATGGCCGACCGAGAGTTTTATAAAACTGCACAAGAGCACCCTGTAGCATGATATACATAAAGAAAGCTGCAAAGCGAAGATTTGCATATACAGAATCTGGCCATATATGATTTGTGTATACCTGTTTTTGTTATTCTGTTATTTGGTTAATTTGAACCTTCAAGATACACTTATTACCAAAGTGAAATACACGATGATACCTCATACACGATCGCCTACTGCGTCTGTTTTCATATGTTTGGGTGGTTGGTCCTTGAATTATACTCTTTCTGTTTGATACGTCAGTCCCTCAATACCCTGGCTCTGAGCCCCCTTATCCCTGTGTTATATATGACAGTTTATTTTCTGAGATAGCTACAATATAGTCCTCAAGCATGTTGAACACTCCCTTCCATCAAGGCCTGAGCCGGGtatataaattcttaatataATACAAAGAGAAGCTTGGGCCATACCAAAGATTTTTCATTATCCCAATCACCATTCAATCCCAACCTTCCCTGCGACCTTCTCCGCAACATCTAAAAAGGCCTTCCTTCTAACGCTTCGATCCTGACTCTCCTCCGCAACAACCGTTGGCATGCCCCGATCGGCATCCTCGCAGACCCTGGCATCAAGCGGAATATCCCCCAGAAACTCAACCCCCAGCCTCTTACACTCAGCCACAACACCCCAATCCTCCGCTTGATGAGAATGCTCCGACCCATCAATCTTATCACCATGTGAAAAGATCTTCGTCTGATGCCCACACTGCGGGCACGCGAAAAACGCCATATTCCTCACCATGCCTAGAACGGGGATATCCATCTTCTGGAACATCCCGAATCCCCTTACTGCATCTCGTAGAGCAATATCCTGCGGCGTGGACACGATCACCGCGCCGTCAACGATGATCTCCTGGCCAATCGTTAATTGGACGTCGCCTGTACCGGGGGGAAGGTCGAGGAAGAGAACGTCGAGGGGACCCCAGGAGACCGAGTGGAGAAGTTGATGCATTGCTTTCGTGACCATGAGACCGCGCCAGGAGATGGGAGTTGTGTCCATGGGGATTGTGGAGGGGTCTTCGGGGGAGGGCGTCGGTTGCGGGAGGAGGTAGCCCATTGACATTGATTTTAGGCCGTAGTTTGTTAATGGGAGGAGGCAGTTCTCTGTGTTTCGGGTGGATTGTTAGTATGGCttttgttggtttgggggtGGGTGAGGTTGGGAATGTGATGCGCACTTTCGTCTAGTCGGGGTTCGCCTGAGAGGTTGAGGAGTGTGGGTATGGATGGGCCGAAGATGTCAGTGTCGAGGATTCCTGTTCTGATTCCGCGCCGTGCGAATGATAGTGCTAGGTTTACTGTTATGTTGTTATTGAGTTAGTATACTGAGTCCGTGTATACTGATATATCAAGAGGTAGTAGGTCATGGGATGACGTATATTTAAAGGAGTAGAGGGCCAATTAGTATGTCTGTAACGTACCAGCAATTGTAGATTTCCCTACTCCACCCTTAGCAGATGAAACTGCGATaatcttcttcacatcgCGAATCTTGCGCTTCTCCGGTAACCCGCGGCGACGAGGAAATGAGGGCGGCGTGCCGGAGCGAGGAAGACCCTAGGGAGCAGGACATTAGTATCCAATCCGAATAGATCTGGAATATATAAGTATGTACTAGTGGGTTATCATGCTGCAAAGCACGAAAGGTTGAGAAAAACCTCTTCCGCAACATAGTTGAATGCATCATTTTAGAACCTTCAAGGTCGATCGCAAAATGAAGTTCAACTTGCTTTCTGCCAATAAACCCACACCGATGTCATTCATATTGCCGGGAATAAACCCCCACCGCCGGAGTAATATACCCTACAAGCAAGCTCCGCAAGCTATTCGGGGACGTTAATCCGTCACCGCCTGCTAACTTTTCTACggcagaaaaataaaagttgtttaaaaaaaattatccGCAAACAATATTGATACCGGGACACGCAGATATATTCAAAATGGGTCCCAAGTCTTTGGCGGAGCAAATTGCTGAATTGGAGGATCCGACTCCGAAAGGTGGGGAATTTTTGGCATTGTGTTCTGTGGCGTTGCGACGTTAAccgttttctcttttttgcGACAGATTTCGATCCGGAGGATTTGGAGCGCGGTGGCTCTGATAGTGAGGATGAGGGTGGTCGCGCTGCCGATTCAAGTGCCGGGAGGGAACATTATCAGGCTGTTGGGTGAGTTTGGATGTATTTTGTTTCTGTGCTGTCGGTGCTAATTGAATATAGCAAGGCGAAGCTTCGCAAGCAGGACCCGGTTGATCTAGGGAAACAATATGCCGGTGCACGAGTTAGCAGAGATGCGCTCGATGCTGATAGCGATGACGATCCGTTCAAGGCCCGGTCtggcgatgaggaggagggtagcgaagatgaggatgaggacgaggacatgTCGGACGAGGGCGATGAGGAGCAACCGCAAAAATCGAAGGCAGCTCAGAAGAAGGGCCATGGCGCAAGGATTGTTGATGACATGAGATCGGATGACTCGGAGGAGATTGGAAGCGACGAGGATTCGGAAGATtttgacgaggatgatatggATGAGATGCCCTCTGACGgtgacgaagacgaagacgaagacgaggatgaagatgaagaggatgatgacgaggaggacgatgatgatgatgatgaggaggaggaggaggaggaggaatcTTCTGCTCGTCGTGTGAAGTTCGCAAAAACCGCAAAATCAGATGATCGGGAAGAGCTGCGCAGACTGATGGCTTCTGATCAGAAGACCATCACGGCCACCATATCCCAAGCTGCTAAAGCCGATGCGGTCAAAGGAAAGGCAGTTAAGCAGCAGCGTGCAACTTTCGATGCGCTCCTGAACACCCGTATCAAGCTGCAGAAGGGTCTCACCGCGATCAACCAGCTGTCCGTCGCagccaaagaagaggaggatctcGATGGGGAAGCTATCAAGTCCGCCGAATCCGCCGCCTTAGCTCTCTGGTCTACTCTCGAAGACCTGCGCCTTGCCCTCGCAGACGCGCAGACTCAAGACGaatcgaagaagaggaagcgaCCTTCCGCAGTTTCCCCAAGTACATCTACCGCTTCGTTGTGGAAGCGCATGGCGGATCTTGAGTCCGACTCGGTTGCCCACCGCCGAGCCATCCTTGATAAATGGTCGCTCAAGGTGCGCGGGTCTAACGCTACAATTCCTAACAGCCGTGGAAAACTCTTGGGCTCAGCCGCTAGCGGGCAACAGAGCATTACTGCTGTTCTAGATGCGCAGATTGCATCTGAAACTGATCGCGCTGCCAAGCGCGCGCGTACAGCGAATGGTAACTCTACTGATGAGGACCAAGAGCCTATCTACGACGATACCATCTTCTATCAGTCACTTCTCCGGGACCTCGTTGAGCAGCGCATGTCGTCGTCCGATGCTATCACCAACGGCGTCGATACATTGCATATTCAGCTGCCTTCTCGTGGTCTTTCTATTCACCCTGTGACCGGAATGCGCAAGGACAAAGTTAAGAGGGATGTGGATACACGTGCGTCGAAGGGACGGAAGATGCGCTTTGATGTCCATGAGAAGCTGCAGAACTTTATGGCACCAGAAGATCGAGGCACATGGACTACCCATGCCCGAGAGGAGTTCTTTGCTTCTCTCCTCGGAAAAACGGCAAGTGGGATGCTACGagagggtgatgatgaggatgctaGTGCTGCTGAAGAAAGTGACTCGGATCGTGAGGAGGGCGGATTGAAACTTTTCCGGAGTTAGAAATGCGTGAATCTTGTAAAGAGATGTTGAATCAGTATATACTTAGGCTATCCAAAAAGGGTTTTTAGACATATTgttgtcttttgtttttcaatTGAGTGCTCAGTCCTCGCCATTTAAGCAGAAAGGCAGCATGAACAAAGTGGTTTCATCCATGACCACTTTTCCTGGAGTGTTTAACATTATAATCACCCATTGCCCTTTTCAAAGCGATGGCATCATTGCGATCACTGTGGTACTTTACCATTTCATTCGATTGGACCTAGATTCAAACATTGTGTATAATCTTCAACGAGCACTCTCCCCTTTACAGGATGCTATCTACCCGGGCACCAAGAGAAACACCAGTAGTACCAACCGGCCAGGCCCTACTGCAGTTAATCTAGTACATCGCCCTAGTAATGGACACAATCACATACACATCCGCGGTCCAAATTACACCAAAAGCACATGAAAACATCGTTATTAAACGGCCGCGAACAATAAAGTATCGATGCAGATCACTAAGGCTCACCCCGGTCATTCTTCCCGTCCCTGGCGGCCCATGCACCAAATCCTCCGTCGCATTGGCTTTAGTGTCCACCCTCTTAACCCCCAGGTGTTCAAGCTAGATTGCCATACCCGGCGGGATCCAGTCGGACATCCGAATGGtcacaatcaatcaattgaAATGTGGGGGTGTATGCTTTGGGGAACGCCAATCAAGCCGTCTTTTTAAGGCACAGTCACTACTAGTAGGTACTAATAATATAGGCCGTAAATTAAGGTACGGTACGGAGTCCCTAGGGGCGTTCTCAGATCCTCCGTTGGTAGTGGTGGGAATGGTAACGTCCTGTCTCGGGATAATTAATATGTAGAATATTAAGACTACATTAGGGTATCGGTGAATCTGTAAGTGCCTACGGGTAATAACGGATTTGACCTTTTAGCCGTGGTCAAGTTGTTGAGCATTTATCCTAGGTTGGTGTCTGTTGAGTATTGTCTATTGTATGCAGTTTTTGATAGGTGTTATAGCTGTATCGCACCCATCTGATATTGTTTTACGATGTATCTTTGGTTCGCCGTTTACAGGAAAATAGAATGTAGCTCCCTCAGGCCATACAcatataaaaaatctctaCGTTCAGGTATATACATTaagagaaacagaagactaaagataaaaaaagatatccTTTTGCCATGTCATAAATTACAGTCATGGAGACACCATATATCATCCTCAAGATTCAGCGCCCCTCTCGACAAGGTTGATCGTGTCTAACTCATTGATCGTGTCCGGAATCCTCTTATGGTTTCGGGCGGATCGACCGCTCTGTCTCGAGGAGCTGTAGGGTTCGTAGGACTTGGAGCCAAAGGTCATAGGCCTGCCTCGGATAATGATCCACAGTGGACGCAACGTCGGAAGACAGGCAAGGATGACAGCGAGCGAGATTTCGATATTCGTCCAGAAAAAGACCGGAGAGGTATAGTCTACCACCGTACATTAGCAACCACTTCGGAGGCGGAGTTGGCCACTTACATGTTTCGTCGTTGTAGTGCTCCATAAAGGTAGTTCCAACATGGAAGTACATGGCCATGCGAGTAATGCTGATTGCGATGACACTTAACCTCCAGTGGTTAGCTTGGATGAGGATCGTCAAATGGAATAGACTCGTAGGAGAGGGAATCATACGCTGCACCCATAATGAACATGCCTGCAACGGCCAATCTCTGCTTCATGGGCAAGCGGAGCTTGAAGACTAGAGGCAAAGGCAGCACCAGGATGATAACATCGATGATCACGTCGGTGATGCATGATGCATACCACATAGAAACGCTATCGATACACTTGTTGCCATAGAATGGCTCGACTAGGGGTGTCACGGGATAGCAAGTGAAGAggttgctgaagaagaaggatatcgTCCAGGCACCCGTGATGCCTAACAAGACCGCCGAGACATGCTTAAATATACGAGACACCGAGAAGATCCCCCGAAGCAGCACGAGGAGCGACAGTTTTGTGAGGCCCAAACCAATGACGGCCATCAATTGACTGGCAAACTTGCACTATCCGACACAATATTGGATCAGCTGGCCATTCAAACCTTGTGACAACTATCCCCTATCCGAACATACCTTTTCATAGGTGAGAAACCGAGGGTCGTTTAGAAGTGGTTGTCCATCGGGTCCTGTTGTCTGATGCTGTCCCAGCTGGCCATCGATCGCACCTGCATGAAGCGTGAGCCACTATCATCATCTCGCCCACCGGGGGATAGGCGAGATAAAGTACCTATAAGTTGTGTGATTGAACATGCGACTGAAAAAGCCTAGAATCCGTTAGATTGTAACATGATACACATATGTATATCCACGTACCAGTGCCCCAAAAATCAGGTAGTCATCCCATTGCACACCTCCACGCGAAATCCACTTGGCCCAGACCCGAAGATTTACGAAGATACACGGGAGAATTAGGAACGTAATTCCCAGCGCGATCATTTGCGTTTTCGAATAAGAATCAATCGCCATgatggtggtagtagtagtgaGTCGCTGAGATGGACATTCATTGAGGCCCGCAGTTGCGCATGGAGGAGTATAAATGCAAGATAATCCACCATCTCCTCGTGAGATAAGACTGCAGCTAACGTCAACACCTGCAGCACTCACTACTGAACCCCCCCTCCACACGTTCAAGAGGAGTCGAGCAAACCAAAGGAGTCGACCAGTTGTACTATACGGTACGGTACGGACTTTGACAGCAACAATACAGCAACGCAGGGACTCAATGTCCAAGCGACCAAGTAGTGCGCTAGGGCATGACCCCTGCCGCCATAAATTAGTTGCAGGCCAAAGGTAACAGTGCTTATATTACTCCGGTAAGCCAACCCCTCTGGGAAAGATCGCCAATCACAATTCGGAGTACACCGTGGTTCCTGATCGCAGAGACCCATGGTAATGTACATTACACTATCTGAGTTGTTGGTGTCAATGCTGCCACCCGTGGGCTGATTTGATCGTCTGCGAAGCTCTGTCTGACGGTTCCTGTCGTACTTTATAGTGGAGAACAGGATAGCGTAGGGGCAATTTTACCTAGGTAGCACTGAAAGCGAGTTGAACGAGTCGTCATGCAACATAAGGGAGTTCTAAGCTTCAAGTTTAGGGGTAGTGGCTTTCAAAAGGTGGCTGTATAAAATACTCGACAAGCCTGACCTGCTCATACCGCCTGTCACTCCCCTTGTACTCTGTCCCTGCCGACCTCATGGCGACTTTAATTGTGTCCCTGCTTCTGACTCTTCTCGCCCGTGAGGTCCTTGGACTATCCCCGGTGCGTGTCTCCCATGAGCTGGGGCCTCACTTATCTCCATCAGCTTTGATTACTGGTGCAAACACAACTGCGTATCCGCGTTGGAGCGAGTTTGATGCTCCTCAGCCCGGAGTTGTGGTGACCGTGGCTACGGAGCAGGATGTAGCCAGAACAGTACGTTGTCCTCcctctttgccttttcctcccttcttttATCCCCCTGCCGCGATACGATGGTTGTTCATATCTCACGCCAAGCACTCAACAGGTGCACTACTGCACGTCCAATGGCATTCCATTTCTGGCTCAAAATGGAGGACATGGCTGGGCAAATACATTCCACCTGGGAACGGACGGACTTCTGATCAATATTAAACAACTAAACACGATCGATTTTAGTGATAACAAGACGGAAGTCACGGTCGGGGGAGGAGTTGAGATCTCGGAGATGATTGCGGCTGCCTCCAAGAATGGTGCCCTCGTCCAGACTGGTAACTGTAACTGTGTTGGAGCTCTGGGTGCTACTTTAGGgggtggatatggaaaccTCATGGGTCTGATGGGCTTAGGAGTCGATAACGTCCTGTCGCTCAACGTGGTTATGGCCGATGGTCGCTTGCACACCATCACTCCCAAGGATCGGGATCTCTGGTGGGCGATGCTCGGTGCTGGCCCTAACTTTGGAATTGTCACGTCTGCAAAATTGAAAGCGCACCCAGTCGCACCTTCGGGCCAAACCGCCTGGTTTGGACAACTAATCTACACCGCAGACAAGGTCGAAGCTGTAGTGGAGGCCATCGACAACATCACTCTAGAGCCGAAAATGAATCTTTTCCTATACTACATGAATAGTGGCTCTCCGGACTACACACCTATGCTCGTTGTCACGCCATTTTACTACGGAACTGAGGCGGAAGGAAGAGCTGCATTCGCAACCTTCCTGGACCTTAGTCCGACGGAGGACACTACGACCGAACTTCAATACCCGCACTGGAATGATGGGGCGGCGGGATTCTGCACCAAGGGTGGGTATAAACCGGCATATACTGTTGGTCTTGCTCGGATGAACCCCAGCACCTGGAAAGAGGTTTGGGATGAGTATGTCTCGTATATTGCGCAGAATGGCACCGGCAGCAGCCTGATTCTCATGGAAGCATATTCTCTGGAGAAAGCTCGCTCCGTACCGGAGTCATCTACTGCCTTTGCATTGAGAAACAAGGTCAACTTCAATGCGGTTGTTATCCCATGGTACTATGATACCAGCCTTCGTTCGGGCGCCGAAGCGTTCGGCTCCAAGATTCGTGACCTCTGGCGCTCTACTGATGAGCTTGACTCCCCCGCCACGTACGttcttatttctttctttcatgttcttcctttctcccaaTCTTCCGGCTAATTGATTTATACAGGTACATCAACTTCGCTCATGGGGATGAGGATTTGACCTCGATCTATGGTGCGAATGTGGACCGGCTCAAGGCTATCAAGGCGCGAGTGGATCCAGGAGATGTTTTCAATCAATGGTTTAATCTGTGAAAGCCGGGTGCTATATCATACTTGTATACTACTACCTAAGGTGATGTAGAGTAGACCTTACTGTCGCTTAGAGGAAAAGAATATGAATAGATCGCATGTATAATTTGTCCTCACTGAATCTGTTTCTACATATCTCCTTTCGCTCCCCGAGGCAAAAACTACTCTGGTAGTATTTGGATCATTCTAGGCCACTGCTATAGTGTAAATCATCCTCCATTACCACGGTACAATACCCTGAGGGCCATGAACCCTTCCCGGCTGGTCatccttctctcctttcaCGACCGAGGCGATAATCTGCGCCCCAACCTCCGGCTCTGTCGCGCCCATTCTGCGCAACGCGTCCGCATCTCCAATGACATCAGTTGCACAGAATCCCGGATCCGCACCCAGGACTTTAAcgctcttcaacttcatatGGTACTGCACTAGTAACATATTGAGTGCAGCTTTGGCTACGCGATGTTCCGTGGCATGTGTGCCACCGTGCGGGGAGTTCGGATCGAGATTATATGTCATTGACCCATTGGAAGAGCTCACAAAGACCAACCGGGGGTTAGTAGACTTCAGGAGTAGAGGAAGCAGCGCTTCTGTCAGACTTGCCGCACCCGTGACGTTGGTCTCAAGAGTAAGCCGCAGGGCATCACGGACAGCCTCTTGGTTGAGGAGATAGATGCCTGCATTATTGACGAGCACGTCCAGATGGCCGAAGTCCGATTCAATACGTGCTTTTGCGTCATCAACGGACTGATCGTCCGTTACGTCTAGCTGGATCGTTGACACGGTGCCGTGGATGCCAGGCAGGGTGCGGAGAGAGTCGGCTGCTGCATCGCCCTTCGAGCAGTCTCGACTACCGATGATAATGTGGTAGTTGCCTGACAGAAGTAGATTTTTGGCTGTCTCGTAGCCGAGACCCCGGTTTGCGCCTGGAATTTGTTGATGATAAGTTTTGTTCATGTAAACTATGCCAATCTTAGAGAAAAGCGGTAGAGACGTACCAGAGATGAGGACAATTGATTGTGGTGCCATCGATATGGCTAGAGCTTTTTCGCCTCGAGTAAACAGGGGTAAATGTCGGCCTTGAAGTCGGATGAGCCCTCCTGCCCAAGATATACCTGCGATCGGATGCTGTAGGGTAGGGTAATTTCCCTGCCATATTTATCCGTGTCTGAGCTATAAAGACATTCCGCCGATCGAAAGCATCGGGGCTTATCATTGAGTCTGTTCCCGTCAGACTAACAGGGATGGTAAGATTTCATATAGTAAGCAATAACCATTCCTGTAGTAGTGGCTTGGAAGTTTAGGCCTCCAATCTACCCCTCTTATTTCCTCGACAATCTGGCTTCTACTATTCTACGCAACTACAACCACATCAGCTATGGGATCAATAGCATTAGAGGCGGATTACATTATTGTGGGCGGCGGACTGGCTGGGTGCGCGGTCGCCTCACGCCTGAAGCAACGCAGCCCATCCCTCGACATTCTCATTCTCGAGGCAGGCAGTGACCCTTCCAGCAACCCCAACACACAATCCTTCACGGGTGCCTTCTCGCTCCTTGGCTCTGATCTCGATTGGACCTATAGCACCGAGCCCCAGAAGAATACGGGCAATCGAGTGCACACTATCCATAGCGGGAAGGCcctgggaggaggaagtgtAGTGAATTTCGGTGGCTGGAGTCGCGGGGATGCGACCGACTACGATGACTGGGCCAGAATAGTCGGAGACCAGCGATGGAGCTACGACGGCTTACTTCCGTACTTTCGCAGGTCGGAGTCGTTCTTCGACTCTAATGCAGACCCCAAGCAACACGGATTTGAGGGACCTATTCATGTCACTTCGGTCTCTGCCAGTGACCCCAACAGACGGTATCCTCTTCGGGAGCCAATCAAGGATGCTTGGAACGAGATTGGGGTTCAATATAACCCTGATGGCTGCTCTGGAAATTTATCTGGTATCAGTGAATTCTTAGAGACCTGGCGCGACGGAAAGCGTCAAGCAGCACACCAAGTGTACAGCTTGGAAGGTGTGCAGCTGCTTACGGAAGCTATTGTTCACCGAGTCGAATTTACGGACGGCGCCCAGAATGGACAGAAGACTGTTTCCGCGGTACTTCTGTCGGATGGCCGGCGCTTCAATGCACGTAAGGAGGTCATTCTGGCAGCCGGTACTCTCCGGACACCCCAGGTCCTCATGCTATCAGGAATTGGACCAACCGATATACTATCCCATCACGCGATCCCAATTATCATCGATGCGCCAGAAGTCGGTAAAAACCTGAATGATCACTTTGCGCTCTACCAGTTATACAAGTTACGCAATCCAGAGCGCGGGCTCGCCCTGGGTAGTCCCGTCCTCTCAGATCCCGCCTTTATGAAGGGCTTTCCTGGAGACTGGGTTGTTAACCAGGACGTACCGGCGGATATTTTGGGGGCAGCAGTGCGTAATGATAACGTGCGATTCGGCTCCCCTACAGACGAATCTTTCTTGAGACCTGGGCGACCGCTCGTGGAAACTCTAGTTGCCTATGCTCCGGCTGGTGTACCCGGAGTTCCCATGGATGGCAGTTTTATCATGACCTCGGTCATGTTGCTCGCTTCAACATCCCGTGGAACCGTCAGCATTCGGTCGCCATTGCCCACGGACCCTCCCCTGGTCGACTCTAACTACTTTGACACAGAAGCCGATCGTGTTACATTGATCCACGGCAGTCGGCGCACGATGCAGGCTCTGCTGGATACGTCCGCTTTAGCGGATTATATCGAGACTGAAGTGCCTCCCCCGGGAATGCCAGCTTTATCA contains the following coding sequences:
- a CDS encoding uncharacterized protein (unnamed protein product); protein product: MATLIVSLLLTLLAREVLGLSPVRVSHELGPHLSPSALITGANTTAYPRWSEFDAPQPGVVVTVATEQDVARTVHYCTSNGIPFLAQNGGHGWANTFHLGTDGLLINIKQLNTIDFSDNKTEVTVGGGVEISEMIAAASKNGALVQTGNCNCVGALGATLGGGYGNLMGLMGLGVDNVLSLNVVMADGRLHTITPKDRDLWWAMLGAGPNFGIVTSAKLKAHPVAPSGQTAWFGQLIYTADKVEAVVEAIDNITLEPKMNLFLYYMNSGSPDYTPMLVVTPFYYGTEAEGRAAFATFLDLSPTEDTTTELQYPHWNDGAAGFCTKGGYKPAYTVGLARMNPSTWKEVWDEYVSYIAQNGTGSSLILMEAYSLEKARSVPESSTAFALRNKVNFNAVVIPWYYDTSLRSGAEAFGSKIRDLWRSTDELDSPATYINFAHGDEDLTSIYGANVDRLKAIKARVDPGDVFNQWFNL
- a CDS encoding iron-sulfur protein IND1, producing MLRKRFFSTFRALQHDNPLGLPRSGTPPSFPRRRGLPEKRKIRDVKKIIAVSSAKGGVGKSTIAVNLALSFARRGIRTGILDTDIFGPSIPTLLNLSGEPRLDEKNCLLPLTNYGLKSMSMGYLLPQPTPSPEDPSTIPMDTTPISWRGLMVTKAMHQLLHSVSWGPLDVLFLDLPPGTGDVQLTIGQEIIVDGAVIVSTPQDIALRDAVRGFGMFQKMDIPVLGMVRNMAFFACPQCGHQTKIFSHGDKIDGSEHSHQAEDWGVVAECKRLGVEFLGDIPLDARVCEDADRGMPTVVAEESQDRSVRRKAFLDVAEKVAGKVGIEW
- a CDS encoding apoptosis antagonizing transcription factor/protein transport protein, whose translation is MGPKSLAEQIAELEDPTPKDFDPEDLERGGSDSEDEGGRAADSSAGREHYQAVGKAKLRKQDPVDLGKQYAGARVSRDALDADSDDDPFKARSGDEEEGSEDEDEDEDMSDEGDEEQPQKSKAAQKKGHGARIVDDMRSDDSEEIGSDEDSEDFDEDDMDEMPSDGDEDEDEDEDEDEEDDDEEDDDDDDEEEEEEEESSARRVKFAKTAKSDDREELRRLMASDQKTITATISQAAKADAVKGKAVKQQRATFDALLNTRIKLQKGLTAINQLSVAAKEEEDLDGEAIKSAESAALALWSTLEDLRLALADAQTQDESKKRKRPSAVSPSTSTASLWKRMADLESDSVAHRRAILDKWSLKVRGSNATIPNSRGKLLGSAASGQQSITAVLDAQIASETDRAAKRARTANGNSTDEDQEPIYDDTIFYQSLLRDLVEQRMSSSDAITNGVDTLHIQLPSRGLSIHPVTGMRKDKVKRDVDTRASKGRKMRFDVHEKLQNFMAPEDRGTWTTHAREEFFASLLGKTASGMLREGDDEDASAAEESDSDREEGGLKLFRS
- a CDS encoding arylacetamide deacetylase is translated as MPLNTVALSVALTPAVISTFFSHYLHRKSLHNKPSVHIEYDEGVRIFREFLAYSAKHSVEDLQSFTSQRVPSPHWVRTETVTIPTQYLSSAATALIDQLGPKGLSQVGGKEWWQWRGPVDDLQGEWVEMRNDYNERTRARKIHGIHPSQKRIMFYIHGGAYYFGSLETHRYQMQRHARKLKGRVFARALSTFVVAAYRLAPQFPFPCSLQDCLAAYLFLLKEHKPEEIIFAGDSAGGGMALSLLCILRDQGLPLPAGAILISPWVDLTHSFPSIVKDNPGDYIPPYGFRHRPSAAWPPPNSDEIEAIKKGLGKQPATESSAQEAIPPKGSQAQETAVKGYSVHENPSSKESPNAANDSDNPKVLIDGKTVEIKDQIHMYTTNQLLFHPLVSPVLQPSLGGLPPLQILSGGGEMLRDEQFYVAHKAANPTAYPPSDAFLDEYDPEREALHKYPGTHVQLQVWDDLCHVATTLSFTRPAKYMFRSIAQFGAWALACAQETEIEIVDDTEISPISSDSSDDPDTPADAHQAENSKQSVASVGKAGDRLPPFKERMIRQRVDKRGHIYHLEPQASCPVLQIPSSQVGTINPELVKKWLAAKKEWDVKYAKDKLHVQRQRVKELAQCFQQDFVGEVPPPSSLAARRSAPGVMPSRGGRKSYPMTMWSNWASRHDERSLQREHKKEKEGQSRRTSVEAGRAGACMKATEVDKGASPDKEQDASDETKSSETRTEEDASRRLDDRSSNPMILLPPYDEKRFTEENASTQALFHARGTIASTSDLSMARKQRPVSQAGSGTVRSGITSDVADDTSTLGDRSLAVTNTGVDAASTRAVRNSVGVVGLINDGDSAYRSIDFYSMPRDSGDLETTSLGGRTTEGDISRTVSRPGMADREFYKTAQEHPVA